Proteins co-encoded in one Thermoplasmata archaeon genomic window:
- a CDS encoding GHMP kinase: MLIRSRAPLRISFCGGGTDVPPYPQERGGVVLSTSINKYAYGTLIPAKRRGVEVRSLDYNVVASYDTPSDLIYNGELDLVKAALRKMGVSGGLRLFLHSDAPPGSGLGSSSTMTVTLVGLLRHYLKRPMTDYEIAETAYDIERRELGIPGGMQDQYAAAFGGFNLIEFNPDRVVVNPLKVPENYLNELEYHLVLCYTGRTRLSANIIKDQVRSYVEKKRDVMEALDRMKALTIEMKNALLTGRLEEFGELMHRGWLEKKKLARRITNPAIERMYELARRKGAIGGKILGAGGGGYMLLYCDFRRKHLVTEALERAGGEVVEFGFEPHGLRTWEVNESGR; the protein is encoded by the coding sequence TTGCTCATCAGGAGCCGGGCGCCGCTGAGAATCAGCTTCTGCGGCGGCGGGACCGACGTTCCGCCCTACCCGCAGGAGAGGGGCGGGGTGGTGCTCAGCACGAGCATCAACAAGTACGCCTACGGCACCCTGATTCCCGCAAAGAGGAGGGGCGTCGAGGTCAGGTCGCTGGACTACAACGTCGTGGCGAGCTACGACACGCCCTCCGACCTCATCTACAACGGCGAGCTCGACCTCGTTAAGGCGGCGCTGAGGAAGATGGGCGTGAGCGGAGGCCTCAGGCTATTCCTGCACAGCGACGCCCCGCCGGGCTCCGGCCTCGGCTCCTCCTCGACGATGACGGTTACGCTCGTCGGGCTCCTCAGGCACTACCTGAAGAGGCCGATGACGGACTATGAGATCGCCGAGACGGCCTATGACATCGAGAGGAGGGAGCTCGGAATTCCCGGAGGGATGCAGGACCAGTACGCCGCCGCCTTCGGCGGCTTCAACCTCATCGAATTCAACCCAGACCGCGTCGTTGTCAACCCCCTGAAGGTCCCAGAGAACTATCTGAACGAGCTCGAGTACCACCTCGTCCTCTGCTACACTGGCAGGACTCGCCTATCCGCAAACATCATCAAGGACCAGGTCAGGTCCTACGTGGAGAAGAAAAGAGACGTCATGGAAGCGCTCGACAGGATGAAGGCACTGACCATCGAGATGAAGAACGCGCTCCTGACCGGAAGGCTGGAGGAGTTCGGAGAGCTCATGCACAGAGGGTGGCTGGAGAAGAAGAAGCTCGCGCGGCGCATCACAAACCCAGCGATAGAGAGGATGTACGAGCTCGCCCGGAGAAAGGGCGCGATCGGAGGAAAGATTCTGGGCGCCGGCGGGGGCGGCTACATGCTCCTGTACTGCGACTTCAGGCGGAAGCACCTTGTCACCGAGGCTTTGGAGCGCGCGGGCGGGGAGGTCGTGGAGTTCGGCTTCGAGCCCCACGGGCTCAGGACGTGGGAGGTCAACGAGTCCGGGAGATAG
- a CDS encoding CARDB domain-containing protein, translating into MGAVTIHKREWSDMRETSMKGTALLMALGFLMSAFAFSAPAGAAEGRAGSFVVSVTFTNPDGSHDNSSVWSASEPVNITANVSLAEGQESVTDLSLKLLVNGNLKESTHVGALNVGEFREQTWQWSSTEYGDFTIEVIAINGTDEANQTVATSYYRLLASDIVITEVTLSATTALIGVDTVTITVKLTNNGNKDGPASVNFNYKSSTDEGTLGSIGTEVMAGASVERTFETNFSELTDGEYQIGAAMHDFRSSEVWAETNITLATPKANVTIQDISVSPAQALEGENVTVTATLFNNGTADALNLTVEFFEGETSAGSVGEVDVTRGATKEVTFTITLSPTTGDMERVIKARAGEAEATATVTVLDRVPRMQILDFTVPDGIRIGDTVQLRATVKNVGTADAVEMVVEFYDNTTKLGASEPFNLTVGSSQEVMVNVTITGDPDANHTFFAKALDAQANVTKNVGRRLNPAAIKISSFTVKPKSKTDQPRDSTQSYTLTLVLQNTGELSGTVTVLIMEKTKQIAREDVTVAPGASATKTYTWKVKGEGDHKAVVTLTGDVGAPATSEAKCSLKYTPGFEVVALAAAIAIAAVLLRRRKG; encoded by the coding sequence ATGGGGGCAGTAACCATTCACAAACGGGAGTGGAGCGATATGAGAGAAACCAGCATGAAAGGCACTGCCCTGCTGATGGCGCTCGGCTTTCTTATGAGCGCGTTCGCTTTCTCCGCGCCCGCCGGTGCAGCGGAGGGCAGGGCGGGGAGCTTCGTGGTCAGCGTGACATTCACCAACCCGGACGGGAGCCACGACAACTCCTCGGTTTGGAGCGCGAGCGAGCCCGTGAACATAACCGCCAATGTCTCCCTGGCCGAGGGTCAGGAGAGCGTCACGGACCTCAGCCTGAAGCTGCTCGTGAACGGGAACTTGAAAGAGAGCACCCACGTAGGAGCTCTCAACGTCGGCGAGTTCAGGGAACAGACCTGGCAGTGGAGCTCCACGGAGTACGGCGACTTCACAATCGAGGTCATCGCCATCAACGGAACAGACGAGGCCAACCAGACCGTCGCCACCAGCTACTACAGACTCCTGGCGAGCGACATCGTGATAACGGAGGTGACGCTGAGCGCGACCACCGCGCTCATCGGCGTTGACACGGTCACCATCACGGTGAAGCTCACGAACAACGGGAACAAGGACGGCCCCGCGAGCGTCAACTTTAATTACAAGAGCTCCACGGACGAGGGCACCCTCGGGTCTATCGGGACGGAGGTGATGGCCGGAGCCTCGGTCGAGCGGACGTTCGAGACCAACTTCTCCGAGCTGACGGATGGCGAGTACCAGATTGGAGCGGCCATGCATGACTTCCGCAGCAGCGAGGTCTGGGCCGAGACAAACATCACCCTCGCTACTCCCAAAGCAAATGTGACCATCCAAGACATCTCCGTGAGTCCGGCGCAGGCGCTCGAGGGGGAGAATGTGACGGTCACGGCCACCCTTTTCAACAACGGCACCGCGGACGCCCTCAACCTGACCGTTGAGTTCTTCGAGGGCGAGACGAGCGCCGGGAGCGTGGGCGAGGTCGATGTGACTAGGGGAGCCACGAAGGAGGTGACCTTCACCATCACTCTCTCACCGACAACGGGGGACATGGAGAGGGTGATTAAGGCAAGGGCCGGTGAGGCTGAGGCCACCGCGACGGTAACCGTTCTCGACCGAGTGCCCAGGATGCAGATTCTGGACTTCACGGTGCCGGATGGAATCAGAATCGGCGACACGGTCCAGCTCCGGGCAACTGTCAAGAACGTCGGCACCGCCGACGCTGTGGAGATGGTTGTTGAGTTCTACGACAACACGACCAAGCTCGGCGCCAGCGAGCCGTTCAACCTGACGGTGGGGTCCTCGCAGGAAGTTATGGTCAACGTGACGATAACCGGCGACCCCGACGCCAACCACACCTTTTTCGCGAAGGCGCTGGACGCTCAGGCGAATGTGACCAAGAACGTCGGGAGGAGGCTGAACCCCGCCGCAATAAAGATATCGAGCTTCACCGTCAAGCCCAAGTCCAAGACCGACCAGCCCAGGGACAGCACCCAGAGCTACACGCTCACCCTTGTGCTCCAGAACACCGGCGAGCTCTCCGGGACCGTCACCGTCTTGATAATGGAGAAGACAAAACAGATCGCCAGGGAGGACGTGACGGTAGCGCCGGGGGCGAGCGCGACCAAGACCTACACCTGGAAGGTCAAGGGAGAGGGCGACCACAAGGCCGTGGTCACCCTGACAGGGGACGTGGGCGCGCCCGCGACCTCGGAGGCCAAGTGCAGCCTGAAGTACACGCCGGGCTTCGAGGTCGTGGCCCTGGCCGCGGCGATAGCCATTGCGGCGGTGCTGCTGAGGCGCAGGAAGGGCTGA
- the purQ gene encoding phosphoribosylformylglycinamidine synthase subunit PurQ — protein MKREDVRVCVLRIEGTNCEQEMHDCFKRLGARPELVHLKQLLGQDVSTEEKRDLMDYHCLMIPGGFSSGDYVRAGAILAARMKSALRYRLVEFVERGYPVGGICNGFQVLVELGMLPGFGSVITEAPEAALATNESGRFECRPTYLRHESDGRCVFTRRIPKGKIVQIPCAHAEGKFLFPLERQEELMGRLEEEGRVVFRYVDPEGNPAGYPWNPNGSPGNIAGICNRKGNVFGMMPHPERVFYRFQNPDWTRRGGPGGAGDGRAIFESVLDYICTNF, from the coding sequence GTGAAGCGGGAGGACGTGAGGGTCTGCGTCCTGCGCATCGAGGGCACCAACTGCGAGCAAGAGATGCACGATTGCTTCAAAAGGCTCGGCGCCCGGCCCGAGCTGGTTCACCTGAAGCAGCTGCTGGGGCAGGACGTCTCGACAGAGGAGAAGAGGGACCTGATGGATTACCACTGCCTGATGATTCCGGGGGGCTTCTCCAGCGGCGACTATGTTCGCGCTGGGGCGATTCTGGCGGCAAGGATGAAGAGCGCCCTCCGGTACCGGCTCGTGGAGTTCGTGGAGAGGGGCTACCCCGTCGGGGGCATATGCAACGGCTTTCAGGTGCTGGTCGAGCTGGGGATGCTGCCCGGCTTCGGCTCCGTGATTACCGAGGCCCCCGAGGCCGCGCTTGCGACCAACGAGTCCGGGAGGTTCGAGTGCAGGCCGACATACCTCAGGCACGAGAGTGACGGGAGGTGCGTGTTCACCCGGAGAATTCCGAAGGGGAAGATAGTCCAGATTCCCTGCGCCCACGCCGAGGGCAAGTTTCTCTTCCCGCTGGAGAGGCAGGAGGAGCTGATGGGGAGGCTTGAGGAGGAGGGGCGGGTGGTCTTTAGATACGTGGACCCGGAGGGCAATCCGGCCGGATACCCCTGGAACCCCAACGGCTCGCCGGGCAACATTGCCGGAATATGCAACAGAAAGGGCAATGTATTTGGCATGATGCCTCACCCCGAGAGAGTCTTTTACAGATTCCAGAACCCGGACTGGACCCGCAGGGGCGGGCCGGGGGGCGCGGGCGACGGGAGGGCGATATTCGAATCGGTGCTGGACTATATCTGCACAAATTTCTAA
- a CDS encoding clostripain-related cysteine peptidase encodes MTRRAAALAAVAAFAVLLSGCTGPSLNHPPVVESFEPSGSPALPEGGCVTFRVVAKDPDGGRLRCSWYIDGVLNCTSAPPFVFVYHPGRAVGEHTVTAVISDGYLTARHEWNVTVMRVNHPPTFIRTDPPAGSLTVSEGYALELAVEVADADGDPVVLSWFADEVHIGQGRSSFRFETDYTMAGEHRVRVVASDGSALCEAVWSITVLDVNRAPRVVWRSPEGGVKIRELESVEFSLEAVDDDGDPVSVVWYLDGAVAGTGERWLYTTDYYSHGGHTVRASASDGLLETGVEWRVTVDNLNRPPVISQVKPEVEEVATGEYEPLRLSVWGWDEDGDPLSVRWFVDNASDPTAYGWSFDYVPGYNALGNHTVRAELSDGADTASRSWTVRALRRTALWTVLVYMCADSDLEPYLIEDINEMESVGSDANISVVAQLDRHPNYDASSGDWSEARRYRIERDGEMGSIGSRLLQSLGEVNTGSEQTLQDFLLWGLEHFPAKNYMLVIGGHGDGWPGILQDFSDGNSRISTEGVASAVRAFAEVRGAPLDVLHLDVCYWAMLETGWPLRGSVQYIVGSEDIDPSTGQSYDELLKKLGARPSMDAGELAVEAVRTFAEAYTDGKPWPEDNETFTISAVGADALEEVALRLDNLSRVLMGSLSPLSPAIAEARMRVEPYGKPDYMDLHHFVRELRSRSSSDSLNASADALISAIDSAVALSISGAQRPNSRGISIFFPRNPSGYKSSYTSLALSASHLWDDFLRAYHGVGGRGGGPRGGDGGGCSLPARGGGGREADGKQHWTMDNLGGRCCGAAESAVSKGGLGLQVVGGPSGRPSEFQFSSEHRQPSRPRVCAVSPPTASSSPPSASPPPGGASPPRWGPPPGRARLGAPPP; translated from the coding sequence ATGACCCGGCGGGCGGCGGCCCTCGCTGCAGTTGCGGCATTTGCGGTTCTGCTCTCGGGCTGCACCGGCCCAAGCCTCAACCACCCTCCTGTCGTCGAGAGCTTCGAGCCCTCCGGGAGCCCCGCACTGCCCGAGGGGGGCTGTGTCACATTCCGGGTCGTCGCCAAGGACCCCGACGGCGGCCGACTGAGGTGCAGCTGGTACATCGACGGTGTTCTGAACTGTACCTCGGCCCCGCCCTTCGTCTTCGTCTACCATCCCGGCAGGGCCGTCGGCGAGCACACGGTCACCGCCGTTATCTCTGACGGTTACCTGACCGCGCGGCACGAGTGGAATGTCACAGTAATGAGGGTGAACCACCCCCCGACCTTCATTCGGACCGACCCCCCCGCCGGCAGCCTCACCGTGAGCGAGGGCTACGCCCTCGAGCTCGCGGTCGAGGTCGCCGACGCCGACGGAGACCCGGTCGTGCTCAGCTGGTTCGCCGATGAAGTTCACATCGGCCAGGGCCGCTCATCGTTCAGGTTCGAGACCGACTACACCATGGCCGGGGAGCACCGGGTCAGGGTCGTCGCCTCGGACGGGAGCGCCCTCTGCGAGGCCGTCTGGAGCATCACGGTGCTGGATGTGAACAGGGCCCCGAGGGTGGTGTGGAGGTCGCCGGAGGGGGGGGTCAAAATCAGGGAGCTGGAGAGCGTCGAGTTCTCGCTGGAGGCCGTGGACGACGACGGAGACCCGGTGAGCGTGGTCTGGTACCTTGACGGAGCGGTGGCTGGGACCGGTGAGAGGTGGCTGTATACAACCGACTACTACTCCCACGGGGGCCACACCGTCCGCGCCAGCGCCTCCGATGGCCTCCTTGAGACCGGCGTCGAGTGGAGGGTCACTGTTGACAACCTGAACCGCCCCCCAGTGATTTCACAGGTGAAGCCTGAGGTGGAGGAGGTCGCCACGGGGGAGTACGAGCCCCTCCGGCTGTCGGTGTGGGGGTGGGACGAGGACGGCGACCCCCTGAGCGTCAGGTGGTTCGTGGACAACGCGAGCGACCCAACGGCCTACGGCTGGAGCTTCGACTATGTGCCTGGATACAACGCTCTGGGAAACCACACCGTCCGCGCCGAGCTCTCCGACGGCGCCGACACCGCGTCGCGCAGCTGGACCGTGAGGGCGCTGAGGAGGACGGCGCTCTGGACGGTCCTCGTCTACATGTGTGCAGACAGCGACCTCGAGCCCTACTTGATTGAGGACATAAACGAGATGGAGAGCGTTGGCTCGGACGCGAATATCAGCGTCGTCGCACAGCTAGACCGCCACCCCAACTACGACGCCTCGAGCGGGGACTGGAGCGAGGCGCGCAGGTACCGCATCGAGCGGGACGGCGAGATGGGGTCCATCGGCTCGAGGCTCCTTCAGAGCCTGGGCGAGGTCAACACGGGGTCGGAGCAGACCCTCCAGGACTTCCTCCTCTGGGGCCTCGAGCACTTCCCCGCCAAAAACTATATGCTGGTAATCGGGGGGCACGGCGATGGGTGGCCGGGCATCCTGCAGGACTTCTCCGACGGCAACTCAAGAATTTCTACAGAGGGCGTCGCCTCCGCGGTGCGCGCCTTCGCCGAGGTGAGGGGAGCCCCTCTGGATGTCCTCCACCTCGACGTCTGCTACTGGGCGATGCTCGAGACCGGGTGGCCCCTGAGGGGCAGTGTACAGTACATCGTGGGCTCGGAGGACATCGACCCCAGCACTGGCCAGAGCTACGACGAGCTACTTAAGAAGCTGGGAGCCCGCCCCTCCATGGATGCCGGGGAGCTCGCGGTCGAGGCCGTCAGGACCTTCGCTGAAGCCTACACCGACGGAAAGCCCTGGCCCGAGGACAACGAGACCTTCACGATTTCAGCGGTCGGGGCGGACGCGCTGGAGGAGGTGGCTCTCAGGCTGGACAACCTCTCGCGAGTGCTCATGGGCAGTCTGAGCCCCCTGAGCCCGGCCATCGCAGAGGCCAGGATGAGGGTGGAGCCCTATGGAAAGCCGGACTACATGGACCTCCACCACTTCGTCAGGGAGCTGCGCTCAAGAAGCTCGAGCGACTCGTTGAACGCGAGCGCTGATGCCCTCATTTCAGCCATTGACTCGGCGGTGGCGCTCAGCATTTCGGGGGCGCAGAGGCCGAACTCGCGCGGCATCTCGATTTTCTTCCCAAGAAACCCGTCCGGCTACAAATCCTCGTACACCTCCCTGGCACTCAGCGCCTCCCACCTCTGGGACGACTTCCTGAGGGCTTACCATGGCGTCGGCGGCAGGGGCGGCGGGCCCCGGGGAGGGGACGGAGGAGGGTGCTCGCTCCCGGCCCGGGGGGGGGGGGGGCGGGAGGCTGACGGGAAGCAACACTGGACAATGGACAATCTGGGAGGGAGATGCTGCGGCGCGGCGGAATCGGCGGTGTCGAAAGGGGGCTTGGGCCTTCAGGTCGTGGGGGGACCTAGCGGGAGGCCTAGCGAATTCCAATTCTCCTCAGAACATCGTCAACCGTCTCGGCCTCGTGTCTGCGCTGTATCTCCTCCCACCGCCTCTTCCTCTCCTCCCTCCGCCTCTCCTCCTCCCGGCGGCGCCTCTCCTCCTCGCTGGGGACCGCCTCCTGGGCGCGCGAGACTGGGAGCTCCCCCTCCGTGA